A genome region from Armatimonadota bacterium includes the following:
- a CDS encoding cytochrome c maturation protein CcmE, which yields MARLTTDQGYNLLGSIEMKLGAIGLVAVTLIGVLLTAFAFVNHATPNVSIETAVSKTRYCNVPVQPVPGSIDYDAKSLTLRFVGKDATGEMPVVFRKGKPNNFEHATSVIVTGQFQDGAFEAREMLVKCPSKYQGQPEKTYK from the coding sequence ATGGCGCGTCTAACAACCGATCAGGGGTATAATCTCCTTGGGTCTATCGAGATGAAACTGGGCGCTATCGGGCTTGTGGCGGTTACGCTGATCGGCGTGTTGCTGACTGCTTTTGCCTTTGTCAATCACGCTACGCCCAATGTCTCCATCGAGACTGCCGTCAGCAAGACGCGCTACTGCAATGTGCCGGTACAGCCCGTGCCTGGCAGCATCGACTACGATGCGAAAAGCCTGACCCTTCGCTTTGTCGGCAAGGACGCGACTGGAGAGATGCCCGTCGTCTTCCGCAAAGGCAAGCCGAACAATTTCGAGCACGCCACCAGCGTTATTGTAACGGGCCAATTTCAAGACGGCGCTTTCGAAGCGCGAGAGATGCTGGTGAAGTGCCCCAGCAAATATCAAGGCCAGCCGGAAAAGACCTACAAATAA